A window of the Kosakonia sp. BYX6 genome harbors these coding sequences:
- a CDS encoding class I SAM-dependent methyltransferase, with amino-acid sequence MDLKETEILGDDVNTHWYYLSKAKALTKLLGNFTPKKIMDIGAGSGYFSKLLLNETTASEAWCVDISYEREETANEHGKPIHFVRGIDETDADLVLLMDVLEHVDDDVGLLKEYVDKVPANTKFLISVPAFEWLWSPHDDFLEHRRRYTLRQLESVVQSTGLSIERSCYYFGVVLPLAVLTRFASRNSGKKESQLKRHSKFVNTVLKTLCSLDLIFFEKNKVGGLTVFCYAEKKEK; translated from the coding sequence ATGGATCTTAAAGAGACAGAAATACTCGGCGATGATGTGAATACACACTGGTATTATCTTTCAAAAGCAAAAGCGCTAACGAAACTGCTGGGTAACTTTACACCTAAGAAAATTATGGACATTGGCGCTGGATCTGGCTATTTCTCAAAGTTATTGCTCAATGAGACAACAGCGTCAGAAGCCTGGTGCGTCGACATCAGCTATGAGAGGGAAGAAACCGCTAATGAACACGGTAAGCCGATTCATTTCGTACGTGGGATAGATGAAACCGATGCAGACCTCGTTTTACTGATGGATGTCCTTGAACATGTTGATGATGACGTAGGTCTACTGAAAGAGTATGTAGATAAGGTCCCTGCAAACACTAAATTTTTAATCAGCGTACCTGCTTTCGAGTGGTTATGGAGCCCGCATGACGATTTTCTGGAACACAGGAGGAGATATACACTTCGCCAACTCGAGAGTGTCGTTCAGTCCACCGGGCTTTCCATTGAAAGGTCATGTTATTATTTTGGTGTTGTTCTACCCTTAGCCGTTTTAACGCGCTTCGCTTCTCGAAATAGTGGAAAAAAAGAATCACAGCTTAAAAGACACAGTAAATTTGTGAATACTGTATTAAAAACATTATGTTCACTTGATCTTATTTTCTTCGAAAAGAATAAGGTCGGCGGTTTAACCGTATTTTGTTATGCAGAGAAAAAAGAAAAGTAA
- the cpxP gene encoding cell-envelope stress modulator CpxP, producing MRIVTAAVMASTLALSTVSQAAEVVTGDNWHPTEGFAQRSVQSHMFDGINLTEHQRQQMRDLMTQARHDQPPVNVSEMEAMHRLVTAEKFDENAVRAQAEKMAQEQVARQVEMAKVRNQMYNLLTPEQQAVLNQKHQQRMTKLRSVAQMQQSSPLTVMSSSSTR from the coding sequence ATGCGCATCGTTACCGCTGCCGTCATGGCCTCAACGCTGGCATTAAGCACTGTTAGCCAGGCTGCTGAAGTCGTAACAGGCGATAACTGGCACCCGACTGAAGGGTTCGCACAGCGCAGTGTTCAGAGCCATATGTTCGACGGTATTAATTTGACCGAACATCAGCGCCAGCAGATGCGGGATCTGATGACACAGGCGCGGCACGACCAGCCACCTGTTAATGTTAGCGAAATGGAGGCAATGCATCGCCTTGTCACCGCAGAAAAATTTGATGAAAACGCTGTGCGCGCTCAGGCAGAAAAAATGGCGCAGGAGCAAGTCGCTCGTCAGGTTGAAATGGCGAAAGTCCGCAACCAGATGTACAACCTGCTAACGCCGGAGCAGCAAGCGGTTTTAAACCAGAAACATCAACAGAGAATGACCAAGCTGCGTAGCGTCGCGCAGATGCAACAAAGTTCTCCGTTGACGGTAATGAGTAGTAGCAGTACCAGGTAA
- the cpxR gene encoding envelope stress response regulator transcription factor CpxR, with translation MNKILLVDDDRELTSLLKELLDMEGFNVLVAHDGEQALDLLDDSIDLLLLDVMMPKKNGIDTLKELRQTHQTPVIMLTARGSELDRVLGLELGADDYLPKPFNDRELVARIRAILRRSHWSEQQQNSDSGSPTLEVDALSLNPGRQEASFDGQSLELTGTEFTLLYLLAQHLGQVVSREHLSQEVLGKRLTPFDRAIDMHISNLRRKLPDRKDGHPWFKTLRGRGYLMVSAS, from the coding sequence ATGAATAAAATCCTTTTAGTAGATGATGACCGAGAGCTGACTTCCTTGTTAAAGGAGCTACTCGACATGGAAGGTTTTAACGTACTCGTTGCCCATGATGGGGAACAGGCGCTCGACCTCCTCGACGACAGCATCGACCTGCTTTTGCTCGACGTCATGATGCCGAAGAAAAACGGTATCGACACCCTTAAAGAGCTACGCCAGACACACCAGACACCGGTAATTATGTTGACTGCACGCGGCAGCGAGTTGGATCGCGTTCTCGGCCTTGAGCTGGGCGCGGATGACTATCTGCCAAAACCTTTTAACGATCGTGAATTAGTCGCGCGTATTCGTGCGATCCTGCGCCGTTCCCACTGGAGCGAGCAACAGCAAAACAGCGACAGCGGTTCGCCAACGCTGGAAGTGGACGCCCTAAGCCTCAATCCGGGCCGCCAGGAAGCCAGCTTTGATGGCCAGTCGCTGGAGTTAACTGGCACCGAATTTACCCTGCTCTACCTTCTGGCTCAGCATTTAGGCCAAGTGGTTTCTCGCGAACATTTAAGCCAGGAAGTGCTGGGTAAACGCCTGACACCGTTCGATCGCGCTATCGATATGCACATTTCCAATCTGCGCCGCAAATTGCCGGATCGCAAAGATGGGCATCCGTGGTTTAAAACCTTGCGCGGTCGCGGTTATCTGATGGTGTCCGCTTCATGA
- the cpxA gene encoding envelope stress sensor histidine kinase CpxA encodes MIGSLTARIFAIFWLTLALVLMLVLMVPKLDSRQMTELLDSEQRQGVMIEQHVEAELANDPPNDLMWWRRLFRAIDKWAPPGQRLLLVTSEGRVIGAERNEMQIIRNFIGQADNSDHPQKKKYGRVEMVGPFSIRDGEDNYQLYLIRPASSSQSDFINLLFDRPLLLLIVTMLISSPLLLWLAWSLAKPARKLKNAADEVAQGNLRQHPELEAGPQEFLAAGASFNQMVSALERMMTAQQRLLSDISHELRTPLTRLQLGTALLRRRSGESKELERIETEAQRLDSMINDLLVMSRNQQKNALVSETVKANQMWNEVLDNAAFEAEQMGKSLTVNFPPGPWPMYGNPNALESALENIVRNALRYSHSKIEVSFAVDKDGITINVDDDGPGVSTEDREQIFRPFYRTDEARDRESGGTGLGLAIVETAIQQHRGWVKADDSPLGGLRLTMWLPLYKRS; translated from the coding sequence ATGATAGGAAGTTTGACCGCCCGCATCTTTGCCATTTTTTGGTTAACGCTGGCACTGGTGCTGATGCTGGTTTTGATGGTGCCGAAGCTGGACTCCCGTCAAATGACAGAGTTGCTGGACAGCGAGCAGCGTCAGGGCGTGATGATTGAACAGCATGTTGAAGCGGAACTGGCCAACGACCCGCCGAATGACCTGATGTGGTGGCGCAGGTTGTTTCGCGCTATCGACAAATGGGCGCCGCCGGGTCAACGCCTGCTTTTGGTGACCAGTGAAGGCCGCGTGATCGGTGCCGAACGCAACGAGATGCAGATCATTCGCAACTTCATCGGCCAGGCGGATAACTCCGACCATCCGCAGAAGAAAAAGTATGGTCGCGTCGAGATGGTTGGCCCTTTTTCCATCCGTGACGGGGAAGATAATTACCAGCTCTACCTGATTCGCCCCGCCAGCAGCTCACAATCTGATTTCATCAACCTGCTGTTTGACCGCCCGCTGTTGCTGCTGATTGTCACCATGCTTATCAGCTCGCCGTTGCTGTTATGGCTGGCGTGGAGCCTGGCGAAACCAGCGCGTAAGCTGAAAAACGCGGCGGATGAAGTGGCGCAGGGCAATTTACGCCAACATCCGGAACTGGAAGCCGGGCCGCAGGAATTTCTGGCCGCCGGCGCCAGTTTTAACCAAATGGTGAGCGCGCTCGAACGCATGATGACCGCACAGCAACGCCTGCTTTCGGATATCTCGCACGAACTTCGCACACCGCTGACGCGCTTGCAGCTTGGTACCGCGCTGTTGCGTCGTCGCAGCGGTGAAAGCAAAGAGTTAGAGCGCATTGAAACTGAAGCGCAGCGGCTGGACAGCATGATCAACGATCTGTTAGTGATGTCGCGCAATCAGCAGAAAAACGCGCTGGTGAGCGAAACGGTGAAAGCCAATCAGATGTGGAACGAAGTGCTGGATAACGCCGCCTTCGAAGCCGAGCAGATGGGAAAATCCCTGACGGTCAATTTCCCGCCGGGTCCCTGGCCGATGTACGGCAACCCGAATGCGCTGGAAAGCGCGCTGGAAAACATTGTTCGCAACGCGCTGCGCTATTCGCATAGCAAAATCGAAGTCAGTTTTGCGGTGGATAAAGACGGCATCACCATTAACGTGGACGATGACGGTCCTGGCGTCAGCACGGAAGATCGCGAGCAGATTTTCCGCCCGTTCTACCGCACCGACGAAGCGCGCGATCGCGAATCCGGCGGTACCGGTCTTGGCCTGGCGATTGTCGAAACCGCGATTCAGCAGCATCGCGGCTGGGTGAAAGCAGACGACAGCCCGTTAGGCGGTTTACGCTTAACGATGTGGCTGCCGTTATACAAACGCTCGTGA
- a CDS encoding dihydrodipicolinate synthase family protein has protein sequence MTSTTPFSGVWCPSITPMDSEGKVDVDGLRQHIARLTAAKIDVILLMGSIGEFASLSLEERIMLIREARAMSPLPMVANVSSTCFNDILWMVDEAWRVGYDAVMVLPPYYYGQTSAQLLSYFRALGNAISGKWFAYNFPARTGCDLTPELVATLAAEFPDFAGIKDTVDCQSHTRSMIQATARVRDDFAVLSGYDEYYIPNLLAGGAGVISGLNNVMPELFVEAREAWRQNDLATLQKLQQEIGKFMAIYAIGDDFVTTIKTVVSRKFGYCTPTARNFGGTLSDDQCKIVDTVFGI, from the coding sequence GTGACCAGTACAACTCCATTTTCCGGCGTCTGGTGCCCTTCCATCACGCCGATGGACAGCGAAGGCAAGGTCGATGTTGATGGTTTGCGACAGCATATTGCGCGTCTGACAGCGGCAAAAATCGATGTGATATTGCTGATGGGCAGCATCGGCGAGTTTGCCTCTCTCTCCCTTGAAGAGCGAATCATGCTGATCCGCGAAGCGCGCGCCATGTCGCCTCTGCCAATGGTCGCCAATGTTTCATCTACTTGTTTTAACGATATTTTATGGATGGTGGATGAGGCCTGGCGAGTCGGCTACGATGCCGTAATGGTGCTGCCGCCTTATTACTATGGGCAAACCAGCGCGCAATTGCTCAGTTACTTCCGCGCGCTGGGTAACGCGATCAGCGGAAAATGGTTTGCCTATAATTTCCCGGCGCGTACCGGGTGTGATCTGACGCCAGAACTGGTCGCCACGCTGGCAGCAGAATTCCCGGACTTCGCCGGTATCAAAGACACGGTGGATTGCCAGTCGCATACCCGCAGCATGATTCAGGCCACCGCGCGCGTACGCGATGATTTCGCTGTGCTGAGCGGTTATGACGAGTATTACATTCCCAACTTACTGGCAGGCGGCGCTGGGGTGATTTCCGGGCTGAACAACGTGATGCCAGAACTGTTTGTCGAGGCGCGGGAAGCCTGGCGGCAGAACGATTTAGCCACGCTGCAAAAGCTGCAACAAGAGATCGGCAAGTTTATGGCGATTTACGCCATCGGCGATGATTTCGTCACCACCATTAAAACGGTGGTATCGCGCAAGTTTGGTTATTGCACCCCTACCGCGCGCAATTTTGGCGGCACGTTGAGCGACGATCAGTGCAAAATCGTGGACACGGTGTTTGGTATCTAG
- the kdgT gene encoding 2-keto-3-deoxygluconate transporter, giving the protein MQIKRAIEKIPGGMMLVPLFIGALCHTFAPGAGKYFGSFTNGMITGTVPILAVWFFCMGASIKLSATGTVLRKSGTLVVTKIAVAWVVAAIASRVIPEHGVEVGFFAGMSTLALVASMDMTNGGLYASIMQQYGTKEEAGAFVLMSLESGPLMTMIILGTAGIASFEPHVFVGAVLPFLVGFALGNLDPELREFFSNAVQTLIPFFAFALGNTIDLSVIAQTGLLGVLLGLAVIVITGIPLIIADKLIGGGDGTAGLAASSSAGAAVATPVLIAEMVPDFKPMAPAATALVATSVIVTSILVPILTSVWSRKVKGAEAEIAIRNTVK; this is encoded by the coding sequence ATGCAAATCAAGCGTGCAATTGAAAAGATCCCTGGCGGGATGATGCTGGTTCCATTGTTCATCGGTGCGTTGTGCCACACCTTTGCGCCCGGGGCGGGAAAATACTTCGGCTCGTTTACCAACGGCATGATCACTGGCACGGTGCCAATCCTGGCGGTGTGGTTTTTCTGTATGGGCGCCTCCATCAAGCTGAGCGCGACCGGTACGGTGCTGCGTAAATCGGGAACGCTGGTAGTAACGAAAATCGCGGTTGCGTGGGTGGTTGCGGCTATCGCGTCCCGCGTGATTCCCGAACACGGTGTGGAAGTCGGGTTCTTTGCCGGGATGTCGACGCTGGCGCTGGTGGCGTCGATGGATATGACCAATGGCGGGCTGTATGCGTCAATCATGCAACAGTACGGCACTAAAGAGGAGGCCGGGGCTTTTGTGTTGATGTCGCTGGAATCCGGCCCGCTGATGACGATGATTATCCTCGGCACTGCGGGTATCGCGTCGTTTGAACCCCATGTGTTTGTCGGTGCCGTGTTGCCTTTCCTGGTGGGGTTCGCGCTGGGGAACCTCGACCCGGAACTGCGCGAGTTCTTTAGTAACGCCGTGCAAACGCTGATCCCGTTCTTTGCTTTCGCGCTCGGCAATACCATCGATTTAAGTGTGATCGCACAAACCGGTTTGCTGGGTGTTCTGCTGGGCCTGGCGGTGATTGTGATTACCGGTATTCCGCTGATCATCGCCGATAAGCTGATTGGCGGCGGCGACGGCACGGCGGGTTTGGCGGCCTCCAGTTCCGCAGGCGCGGCGGTGGCAACGCCGGTGTTGATTGCTGAAATGGTGCCGGACTTTAAACCGATGGCGCCAGCAGCAACCGCGCTGGTGGCGACGTCGGTGATTGTCACCTCGATTCTGGTGCCGATTTTGACCTCGGTCTGGTCACGGAAAGTGAAAGGCGCGGAAGCGGAAATCGCGATACGCAATACGGTGAAATAA
- the sodA gene encoding superoxide dismutase [Mn] — MSYTLPALPYAYDALEPHFDKQTMEIHHTKHHQTYVNNANAALESLPEFASLPVEELITKLDQLPADKKTVLRNNAGGHANHSFFWKGLKKGTTLQGDLKAAIERDFGSVDNFKAEFEKAAATRFGSGWAWLVLKGDKLAVVSTANQDSPLMGEAISGASGFPIVGLDVWEHAYYLKFQNRRPDYIKEFWNVVNWDEAAARFAAKK; from the coding sequence ATGAGCTATACACTGCCCGCTCTGCCGTATGCGTATGATGCCCTTGAGCCTCATTTCGACAAGCAGACGATGGAAATCCATCACACCAAACATCACCAGACCTACGTCAACAATGCTAACGCTGCGCTGGAAAGCCTGCCGGAATTCGCTAGCCTGCCGGTTGAAGAGCTGATCACCAAACTGGATCAGCTGCCAGCAGACAAAAAAACCGTGCTGCGTAACAACGCAGGTGGTCACGCTAACCACAGTTTTTTCTGGAAAGGTCTGAAAAAAGGCACCACCCTGCAGGGTGACCTGAAAGCGGCTATCGAGCGCGATTTCGGTTCCGTTGACAACTTCAAAGCGGAATTCGAAAAAGCGGCTGCCACTCGCTTTGGTTCCGGTTGGGCCTGGCTGGTGCTGAAAGGCGACAAACTGGCTGTAGTGTCTACCGCTAACCAGGATTCCCCGCTGATGGGTGAAGCGATTTCTGGCGCGTCCGGTTTCCCGATTGTTGGCCTGGATGTGTGGGAACACGCTTACTACCTGAAATTCCAGAACCGCCGCCCGGACTACATCAAAGAGTTCTGGAATGTGGTTAACTGGGATGAAGCGGCTGCGCGTTTCGCTGCGAAAAAATAA
- the rhaT gene encoding L-rhamnose/proton symporter RhaT produces MSNAITMGILWHLIGAASAACFYAPFKKVKNWSWETMWSIGGIVSWLILPWTISALLLPDFWAYFSSFNASTLLPVFLFGAMWGVGNINYGLTMRYLGMSMGIGIAIGITLIVGTLMTPILNGNFDVLINTEGGRMTLLGVLVALIGVGIVTRAGQLKERKMGIKAEEFNLKKGLALAIMCGVFSAGMSFAMNAAKPMHEAAAALGIDPLYTALPSYVVIMGGGALVNLGFCFVRLAKVKNLSVKADFSLAKPLIISNILLSALGGLMWYLQFFFYAWGHARIPAQYDYISWMLHMSFYVLCGGIVGLILKEWKNAGRQPVSVLSLGCVVIIVAANIVGLGMAS; encoded by the coding sequence ATGAGTAACGCGATTACGATGGGTATTTTATGGCATTTGATAGGCGCAGCCAGTGCAGCCTGTTTCTATGCCCCGTTTAAAAAGGTGAAAAATTGGTCCTGGGAAACCATGTGGTCAATCGGTGGCATCGTCTCCTGGTTGATTCTTCCCTGGACCATCAGCGCGCTGTTATTGCCTGATTTTTGGGCCTATTTCAGCTCGTTTAATGCTTCCACGCTGCTGCCGGTGTTTCTGTTTGGCGCGATGTGGGGCGTCGGCAACATCAACTACGGCCTGACCATGCGCTATTTAGGCATGTCGATGGGTATTGGTATCGCCATCGGCATTACGCTGATTGTCGGTACGTTGATGACCCCGATTCTCAACGGTAATTTCGATGTGCTGATCAATACCGAAGGCGGCCGTATGACGCTGCTGGGCGTGCTGGTCGCGCTGATTGGCGTCGGGATTGTCACCCGCGCAGGTCAGTTGAAAGAGCGCAAAATGGGCATCAAAGCCGAAGAGTTCAACCTGAAAAAAGGTCTCGCGCTCGCCATCATGTGCGGCGTGTTCTCTGCCGGGATGTCGTTTGCAATGAACGCCGCAAAACCGATGCACGAAGCCGCCGCGGCGCTGGGCATCGATCCGCTTTACACCGCCTTGCCAAGCTATGTGGTGATCATGGGCGGCGGCGCGCTGGTGAATCTCGGCTTCTGCTTTGTTCGTCTGGCAAAAGTGAAGAACTTGTCGGTAAAAGCAGACTTCTCGCTGGCAAAACCACTGATCATCAGCAATATCCTGCTTTCCGCGTTGGGCGGTTTGATGTGGTATCTGCAATTTTTCTTCTACGCCTGGGGCCACGCGCGCATTCCGGCGCAGTATGACTACATCAGTTGGATGCTGCATATGAGCTTCTACGTGCTGTGCGGCGGAATTGTCGGGCTGATTCTGAAAGAGTGGAAGAACGCCGGGCGCCAGCCGGTGAGCGTATTGAGCCTCGGCTGCGTGGTGATCATTGTCGCGGCCAATATTGTTGGCCTCGGCATGGCCAGTTAA
- the rhaR gene encoding HTH-type transcriptional activator RhaR — protein sequence MAGQLILRQADFFPRAGQTVAVADRYPQNVFAEHTHEFYELVMVWRGNGLHVLNDRPYRITRGDLFYIRAQDCHSYASVNDLVLQNIIYCPDRLTLNLDWAAHIPGLNGAQWIPHWRIGSSGMTQARQVIAQLEHESTKSDPLANLMAETLFAQLVMTLKRHRFAADNLAATHSEALLDKLITALTGSLNRSFVLEQFCEQEQCSERALRQQFRTQTGMTINHYLRQLRICHAQYLLQHSEQMISEIAMQCGFEDSNYFSVVFSREVGMTPGQWRHRSRVAA from the coding sequence GTGGCAGGCCAGTTAATTCTTCGTCAAGCGGACTTCTTCCCCCGCGCCGGGCAAACGGTGGCGGTGGCGGATCGCTACCCGCAAAATGTCTTTGCTGAACATACCCATGAGTTTTACGAACTGGTGATGGTATGGCGCGGCAACGGTCTGCACGTGCTCAATGACCGGCCTTACCGCATCACGCGCGGCGATCTGTTTTATATCCGCGCGCAAGATTGCCACTCTTACGCCTCGGTCAATGACCTGGTGTTGCAGAACATCATCTACTGCCCGGACAGGTTGACGCTCAATCTCGACTGGGCGGCGCATATTCCTGGCCTCAATGGCGCGCAATGGATCCCGCACTGGCGCATTGGCAGTTCCGGTATGACGCAGGCGCGGCAGGTGATTGCGCAGCTTGAGCATGAAAGTACCAAGAGCGATCCGCTGGCGAACCTGATGGCGGAAACCCTGTTCGCGCAGTTGGTGATGACCTTAAAACGCCACCGTTTCGCCGCCGATAACCTGGCCGCCACGCACAGCGAAGCGCTGCTCGATAAGCTGATCACCGCGCTAACCGGCAGCCTGAACCGCAGCTTTGTGCTGGAGCAATTTTGCGAGCAGGAGCAGTGCAGCGAGCGCGCGTTGCGTCAGCAATTCCGCACCCAAACCGGGATGACCATCAACCACTATTTGCGCCAGTTACGCATCTGCCATGCGCAATATTTGTTGCAGCACTCCGAGCAGATGATCAGTGAAATTGCCATGCAGTGCGGGTTTGAAGACAGTAACTACTTTTCGGTGGTGTTTAGCCGCGAGGTAGGGATGACGCCAGGCCAGTGGCGTCATCGTAGCCGGGTTGCTGCCTGA
- the rhaS gene encoding HTH-type transcriptional activator RhaS produces the protein MTVLHSVDFFPTGKSPVAIEPRLPQAAFPEHHHDFHEIVIVEHGTGIHVFNGQPYTISGGTVCFVRDHDRHLYEHTDNLCLTNVLYRSPDAFQFLAGLNQLLPQEQDGNYPSHWRVSQHTLGLVRGIISQMEERGAETDTHAIANREILFMQLLVLLRKSSQQEGAGNSDARLNQLMLWLEDNFAQEVCWESLAEQFTLSLRTLHRQLKQSTGMTPQRYLNRLRLIKARHMLRHSDESVTDIAYRCGFGDSNHFSTLFRREFDWSPRDIRQGRDTLLQ, from the coding sequence ATGACCGTACTGCATAGCGTGGATTTTTTTCCGACAGGTAAATCACCCGTTGCCATCGAGCCGCGATTACCCCAGGCCGCGTTTCCTGAGCATCATCATGATTTTCATGAAATTGTGATTGTCGAGCACGGAACGGGCATTCATGTGTTCAACGGCCAGCCTTACACCATCAGCGGCGGGACGGTCTGTTTTGTGCGCGACCATGACCGGCATCTGTATGAACATACCGATAACCTTTGTTTGACCAATGTGTTGTACCGCTCGCCGGACGCGTTCCAGTTTCTGGCCGGGTTAAACCAGCTTTTGCCGCAAGAGCAGGACGGTAATTATCCGTCGCACTGGCGGGTGAGCCAGCACACGCTGGGGCTGGTGCGCGGCATTATCAGCCAGATGGAAGAGAGGGGCGCGGAAACGGATACGCACGCGATTGCCAACCGCGAAATCTTGTTTATGCAGTTGCTGGTGTTGCTGCGTAAAAGCAGCCAGCAAGAAGGGGCTGGCAACAGCGACGCGCGGCTTAATCAACTGATGCTGTGGCTGGAAGACAACTTTGCGCAAGAGGTGTGTTGGGAGTCGCTGGCCGAGCAGTTCACGCTTTCGTTGCGCACCCTGCATCGCCAGCTTAAACAATCCACCGGCATGACGCCGCAACGCTACCTGAACCGCCTGCGGCTGATTAAAGCGCGTCATATGCTGCGCCACAGCGATGAGAGCGTTACGGATATCGCTTATCGCTGCGGGTTTGGCGACAGTAACCACTTTTCGACGCTGTTTCGCCGCGAGTTCGACTGGTCGCCGCGCGATATTCGCCAGGGCCGCGACACGCTGCTTCAGTAA
- the rhaB gene encoding rhamnulokinase produces the protein MTFRHCVAVDLGASSGRVMLARYDRKNRALTLREIHRFVNCLQKVDGFDCWDIDSLEAEIRTGLEKVCAEGIQPDSIGIDTWGVDYVLINREGQRVGLPIAYRDDRTDGVMHRAMQQPGKADIYRRSGIQFLPFNTLYQLRALAEQQPELLEQVEHALLIPDYFSYRLTGNLNWEYTNATTTQLVNINTDNWDDTLLAWAGVPARWFGTPTHPGNVIGHWICPQGNAIPVVAVASHDTASAVIASPLADNDAAYLSSGTWSLMGFESKTPYTSDNALAANITNEGGAEGRYRVLKNIMGLWLLQRVLKEQNVTDLPALIALTEQVPTCRFVINPNDDRFINPHDMSAEIQAACLDANQPAPQNAAELARCIFDSLALLYADVLSELAFLRGKPFTRLHIVGGGCQNQLLNQLCADACGLPVIAGPVEASTLGNIGVQLMTLDELTNVDDFRQVVVANHNLLTFTPNPDNEIARYVARFQQKRQTKELCA, from the coding sequence ATGACTTTTCGCCATTGTGTCGCGGTTGATTTAGGTGCCTCCAGCGGGCGGGTAATGCTGGCGCGCTATGACCGGAAAAACCGCGCGCTTACGCTTCGCGAAATTCACCGTTTTGTTAACTGCCTGCAAAAAGTAGACGGCTTTGATTGCTGGGATATCGACAGCCTCGAAGCCGAAATTCGTACCGGTCTTGAGAAAGTGTGCGCCGAAGGCATTCAGCCAGACAGCATCGGCATTGATACCTGGGGCGTGGATTACGTACTGATTAACCGCGAAGGTCAGCGCGTTGGGTTGCCGATTGCCTACCGCGACGATCGCACCGACGGCGTGATGCACCGCGCCATGCAGCAACCGGGCAAAGCGGATATCTATCGCCGCAGCGGCATCCAATTTTTGCCTTTCAATACCCTCTACCAACTGCGCGCGCTGGCGGAACAACAGCCGGAGCTGCTGGAGCAGGTCGAACACGCCTTGCTGATCCCGGATTACTTCAGCTACCGCCTGACTGGCAATCTGAACTGGGAATACACCAACGCCACCACCACGCAACTGGTCAATATCAATACCGATAACTGGGACGACACGCTGCTGGCATGGGCCGGCGTTCCCGCGCGCTGGTTCGGGACGCCGACCCATCCGGGGAATGTGATTGGCCATTGGATCTGCCCGCAGGGCAACGCCATTCCGGTGGTGGCGGTCGCCAGCCATGACACCGCCAGCGCGGTGATCGCTTCGCCGCTGGCGGATAACGACGCGGCGTACCTCTCTTCCGGCACCTGGTCATTGATGGGTTTTGAGAGCAAAACCCCCTACACCAGCGATAACGCCCTCGCCGCCAATATCACCAACGAAGGCGGCGCAGAAGGCCGTTACCGCGTGCTGAAAAACATCATGGGTTTGTGGCTGTTACAGCGGGTGCTGAAAGAGCAAAACGTCACCGACCTGCCCGCGCTGATTGCCCTTACCGAGCAAGTCCCGACCTGCCGTTTCGTGATAAATCCAAACGACGATCGCTTTATCAACCCACATGACATGAGCGCCGAAATTCAGGCCGCCTGCCTTGATGCCAACCAGCCTGCGCCGCAAAACGCCGCCGAGCTGGCGCGCTGCATCTTCGATAGCCTCGCGCTGCTGTATGCCGATGTGCTGAGCGAGCTGGCCTTCCTGCGCGGTAAGCCGTTTACCCGCTTGCACATTGTTGGCGGCGGTTGCCAGAACCAGTTACTGAACCAACTGTGCGCCGACGCCTGCGGTTTACCGGTGATCGCCGGCCCGGTTGAAGCCTCGACGCTGGGCAATATCGGTGTGCAACTGATGACGCTGGATGAACTGACCAACGTGGACGATTTCCGCCAGGTGGTGGTGGCTAACCACAACCTGCTTACCTTTACCCCTAATCCTGACAATGAAATCGCCCGCTACGTCGCGCGCTTTCAACAAAAACGACAGACAAAGGAGCTTTGCGCATGA